In one Mucilaginibacter sp. PAMB04168 genomic region, the following are encoded:
- a CDS encoding exopolyphosphatase — protein sequence MRYAAIDTGSNAVRLLIADTTDNDGNVTFKKNTLIRVPLRLGDDAFLQQHISDKKADDLVKTMTAFKNLMDVYKVNDYMACATSAMREARNGPEIITRIKEEANLDLEIIHGEREASIIYASHTGIDLDESKTYLYIDVGGGSTELSLFAEGELIASQSFNIGTIRILDNQDKDETWKEMQDFVRLHTKHFKIVYGVGTGGNINKLFKLSEEKDGEPMSYAKLKSLYSFLSSYSLKDRINVLKLNQDRADVIIPACEIYTTVMKWANIKQIYVPTVGMADGIIQTLIEKNLPK from the coding sequence TTGAGATACGCCGCAATAGATACTGGTTCAAACGCAGTACGACTGCTAATAGCCGACACAACCGACAATGATGGCAACGTTACATTTAAAAAGAACACGCTGATCAGGGTGCCTTTACGGCTGGGCGACGACGCTTTTTTGCAGCAGCATATATCAGACAAGAAAGCTGATGACCTGGTAAAAACGATGACTGCATTTAAAAATCTGATGGACGTATATAAGGTGAACGATTACATGGCTTGTGCAACATCGGCCATGCGCGAAGCCAGGAACGGTCCAGAAATAATTACAAGAATTAAAGAGGAAGCCAATCTTGATTTGGAAATTATTCATGGCGAACGTGAGGCCAGCATAATCTATGCAAGCCATACCGGTATAGACTTGGATGAGAGCAAGACGTACCTTTACATCGACGTGGGCGGCGGCAGCACTGAGTTGTCGTTATTTGCGGAGGGTGAGTTGATTGCTTCTCAGTCATTTAATATTGGCACCATACGTATACTGGATAACCAGGATAAAGATGAAACCTGGAAAGAGATGCAGGATTTTGTACGGCTGCACACCAAACATTTCAAAATTGTTTATGGTGTAGGCACGGGCGGAAACATCAATAAGCTGTTTAAGCTAAGTGAGGAGAAGGATGGTGAACCCATGAGTTATGCCAAACTGAAATCACTGTACAGTTTCCTGTCATCTTACTCTCTTAAGGATCGCATCAATGTACTAAAGTTAAACCAGGATAGGGCAGACGTAATCATCCCAGCATGTGAGATTTATACCACTGTAATGAAGTGGGCCAACATCAAACAAATCTATGTTCCTACGGTTGGAATGGCTGACGGAATTATCCAAACTTTGATCGAAAAAAATTTACCGAAATAA
- the ppk1 gene encoding polyphosphate kinase 1 — translation MAHKNIPLINREISWLYFNDRVLQEAADITVPLIDRVKFLAIFSSNLDEFYRVRVATLTRLSNLNEKSKALLGYNPKKVLNQIKTLVVKQEKKFNNLYDNIIVKQLAEEKIFILNEKQLNVSRGAFVKKYFRERLLSTLVPIMLDEDKPMPELHDRAIYFFVKLTKGKKTRLALIELPGNLSRFLILPETNNLKFIILIDDIIRYSLEDIFFIFEYDSMEAYSIQLTRDAELDLDKEVSGKFIDALAKSLQKRRNGKPMRLLYDADMQDDMVAYLKHRLGLGIENMIPGNRYHNFKDFINFPNVGGAELEYKRTKSLPVDGLSFGKSLINFIAAKDYLISTPYQSFDYVIHFLREAAIDPKVIEINISVYRLASDSRVMHALINAVQNGKKVNCLIELRARFDEQNNIQWTRRLEEEGINVIHGIPGYKVHAKICMITRMEKGKPAYYACLSTGNYNEKTAQIYADHTLLTANKKLTGDLVQVFRAINKGTLPKGLSHLIVSPVDSRPEIYKLIDTEIKNAKAGKPAYMVLKMNSLADEQLIAKLYEASNANVKIQLIIRGMCCLVPGVEGFSKNIKVVSIVDKYLEHARVHIFANGGKELIYLTSADFMSRNIDNRVEVGFPIYDLDLQKQIRDIINLQLQDNTKSREINKTNTNKYHRTRTDIHHRAQVEIYDYLKQLNNLTN, via the coding sequence ATGGCGCACAAAAACATTCCTTTAATTAATCGCGAGATAAGCTGGTTGTATTTTAACGACCGGGTTTTGCAAGAGGCGGCCGATATAACGGTTCCGCTTATAGACCGAGTAAAGTTTTTGGCAATCTTTTCATCAAACCTTGATGAGTTTTACCGGGTACGTGTAGCTACTTTAACCCGCTTATCTAACCTTAATGAAAAGTCAAAAGCATTATTGGGCTACAATCCCAAAAAGGTGCTTAATCAAATCAAAACGCTGGTTGTAAAACAGGAAAAAAAATTTAATAATCTGTACGACAATATCATTGTAAAGCAGCTGGCCGAAGAAAAAATATTCATCCTTAACGAAAAGCAGCTGAACGTGTCACGGGGTGCGTTTGTGAAAAAATATTTTCGCGAGCGGTTACTGTCAACGCTGGTACCTATAATGCTGGATGAAGACAAGCCGATGCCAGAGTTGCATGACCGGGCTATTTATTTTTTTGTTAAGTTAACCAAAGGCAAAAAAACACGTTTAGCACTAATTGAGTTGCCTGGTAACTTATCGCGCTTTTTGATATTGCCCGAAACCAATAATTTAAAATTTATAATCCTGATAGACGATATTATACGCTATAGCCTGGAGGACATATTCTTCATATTTGAGTATGATAGCATGGAGGCTTACTCCATTCAGCTAACTCGTGATGCTGAGCTGGACCTGGATAAGGAGGTAAGCGGTAAGTTTATAGATGCGCTGGCCAAAAGCTTGCAAAAACGCCGGAATGGTAAGCCCATGAGGCTATTGTATGATGCTGACATGCAGGATGATATGGTAGCTTACTTAAAACATAGGTTAGGATTAGGTATAGAGAATATGATACCGGGCAACCGATACCATAACTTTAAGGATTTTATTAATTTTCCGAACGTTGGCGGCGCGGAATTAGAATACAAGCGCACCAAATCTTTACCGGTTGATGGTTTGTCTTTCGGCAAAAGCTTAATCAATTTTATTGCAGCGAAGGATTATCTGATCAGCACACCATATCAGTCTTTTGATTATGTTATTCATTTTTTACGCGAGGCGGCTATAGACCCTAAAGTGATCGAAATTAACATTTCGGTGTACCGCCTGGCCAGCGACTCGCGGGTTATGCATGCCCTAATTAATGCGGTACAAAATGGTAAGAAAGTAAATTGCCTGATAGAGTTGCGTGCCCGTTTCGATGAACAGAATAACATTCAATGGACGCGCCGGCTCGAAGAGGAGGGCATAAATGTTATACACGGCATACCCGGTTACAAAGTACATGCTAAAATTTGCATGATAACCCGCATGGAAAAGGGTAAACCAGCCTATTACGCTTGCTTATCAACGGGCAACTATAATGAGAAAACAGCACAAATTTATGCCGATCACACCTTACTAACCGCTAACAAAAAATTAACTGGCGATTTAGTTCAAGTGTTTAGAGCCATCAATAAAGGAACGTTACCAAAAGGCTTAAGTCATCTGATTGTGTCACCTGTTGATTCGCGTCCTGAAATATATAAACTAATAGATACAGAAATTAAAAATGCCAAAGCCGGCAAACCCGCCTATATGGTTTTAAAGATGAACAGCCTGGCCGACGAGCAGTTAATTGCCAAACTGTATGAAGCCAGTAATGCTAACGTTAAAATTCAGTTAATTATACGAGGAATGTGTTGCTTAGTACCCGGTGTTGAAGGCTTTAGTAAAAACATCAAAGTAGTCAGCATTGTTGACAAGTACTTGGAGCATGCCAGGGTACATATATTTGCTAACGGCGGTAAAGAGCTTATTTACCTAACTTCGGCAGATTTTATGAGTCGTAACATTGATAACCGCGTCGAAGTTGGCTTTCCAATTTATGATCTCGACTTGCAGAAGCAAATAAGAGATATTATCAATTTACAATTGCAGGATAACACTAAATCGCGCGAAATAAATAAGACCAATACTAACAAATACCACCGTACCCGCACCGATATACATCACCGGGCACAGGTAGAAATATATGATTATCTTAAACAATTAAATAACCTAACAAATTGA
- a CDS encoding YajQ family cyclic di-GMP-binding protein, which produces MPSFDIVSKIDAQTLDNAINNAKKEILNRFDFNDSKSTVELDKKTNHLTIVTENDMRLKAIQDSIISRMVKQQLDPKALDFGKEEYASGNMIRKEISIKEGIDKEVAKKIVKKIKDSGLKVQASIMDDQVRVQAKKIDDLQSVISLCRTEDFGQPLQYINMRN; this is translated from the coding sequence ATGCCCTCTTTTGATATTGTAAGTAAAATAGATGCGCAAACCTTAGATAATGCCATCAATAACGCTAAGAAAGAAATTTTGAACCGGTTTGATTTTAATGATTCAAAAAGCACTGTTGAACTGGATAAGAAAACGAATCATCTAACCATAGTAACGGAGAACGATATGCGGCTAAAGGCTATTCAGGATTCTATTATCAGCCGTATGGTAAAGCAACAGCTCGACCCTAAAGCGCTTGATTTTGGAAAAGAAGAATATGCTTCGGGTAACATGATACGCAAAGAAATAAGTATTAAGGAAGGAATAGATAAAGAAGTTGCCAAAAAAATCGTGAAGAAAATTAAAGATAGCGGTTTAAAAGTACAGGCGTCTATTATGGACGACCAAGTACGTGTACAAGCAAAAAAGATAGATGATTTGCAATCGGTTATTAGCCTTTGCCGCACCGAAGACTTTGGCCAGCCCCTGCAATACATTAACATGCGTAATTAA
- a CDS encoding Hsp20/alpha crystallin family protein has protein sequence MTLVKFNNGPRRNQVAPRFIDVFDSLFNDQYFSSATVSKVPSVNIIESETGFDIELAVPGLKKEDIKINVEKNLLTVAAEAKKEESAPVKNYTKKEFSYASFSRSFTLPESVDQSNIEAQYIDGVLKLTVAKKEEAKLQAREIAVK, from the coding sequence ATGACTTTAGTAAAATTTAACAACGGACCAAGAAGAAATCAAGTAGCCCCACGCTTTATTGATGTGTTTGACTCATTGTTTAACGATCAGTATTTTTCATCAGCTACAGTAAGTAAAGTGCCTTCTGTAAATATCATTGAATCAGAAACAGGCTTTGATATTGAATTGGCTGTACCCGGTTTGAAAAAAGAGGATATCAAAATTAACGTGGAAAAAAATCTTTTGACCGTAGCTGCTGAGGCTAAAAAGGAAGAAAGCGCTCCAGTTAAAAATTATACAAAAAAAGAATTTAGCTATGCTTCATTCAGCCGTTCATTCACTTTACCTGAAAGTGTAGATCAGTCTAACATTGAAGCACAATATATTGACGGCGTACTTAAGTTGACCGTAGCTAAAAAAGAAGAAGCCAAATTACAAGCTCGCGAAATAGCAGTTAAGTAA
- a CDS encoding thioesterase family protein, translating into MTEDLANYKYRTVIPIRFSDIDAYGNVSNTIYLSYFEIARLSYWKEVVDWDWSSYGVILGRSEINYLKPIKVDDQIACYLRTSRIGNSSFDVIYVVVKIGPNGEEEICTTGKSVCISYDYTNYKSVPIPQRERQRMIEYDEPGLITNTN; encoded by the coding sequence ATGACCGAAGACTTAGCTAATTATAAATATCGAACAGTTATCCCCATACGTTTTTCAGATATCGACGCCTACGGAAATGTTAGCAACACCATCTACCTTAGCTATTTTGAAATAGCCCGATTGAGTTATTGGAAAGAAGTTGTTGACTGGGATTGGTCGAGTTATGGTGTAATATTAGGCCGTTCGGAGATCAATTACCTGAAGCCTATAAAAGTTGACGATCAAATTGCTTGTTACCTTCGTACCTCACGTATAGGCAACAGCAGTTTTGATGTAATTTATGTAGTGGTTAAAATTGGGCCCAATGGTGAGGAAGAAATTTGTACAACCGGTAAATCGGTTTGCATTAGTTACGATTATACTAACTACAAATCGGTACCTATTCCACAGCGCGAACGGCAGCGCATGATAGAGTATGACGAGCCAGGGCTTATTACCAACACAAATTAA
- the folB gene encoding dihydroneopterin aldolase: MIKVGLHEAEFFARHGYYKEEQILGNYFVVNIEASFHPVAQNIEDELVKTLNYEQLYEITTRQMKLTRQLLESVAQGIADDIMQQFPYIQKLDVQVKKRNPPLKGSVGSSSVTISV, translated from the coding sequence ATGATAAAAGTTGGATTGCACGAAGCCGAGTTTTTTGCCCGGCACGGATATTATAAAGAAGAACAAATCTTAGGGAATTATTTTGTTGTAAACATTGAAGCCAGTTTTCATCCCGTGGCTCAAAATATAGAAGATGAGCTTGTGAAAACGCTCAATTATGAGCAGTTATACGAAATAACAACACGCCAAATGAAATTGACAAGGCAGCTGCTTGAAAGTGTAGCTCAAGGCATAGCCGATGATATAATGCAGCAATTTCCATATATACAAAAACTGGATGTGCAGGTAAAAAAACGCAATCCCCCCTTAAAGGGCAGCGTTGGTTCTTCAAGCGTTACAATATCTGTCTGA